The Carassius auratus strain Wakin unplaced genomic scaffold, ASM336829v1 scaf_tig00215947, whole genome shotgun sequence genome includes a region encoding these proteins:
- the LOC113096494 gene encoding collectin-11-like isoform X1 has product MGGEKLVACILVTVLCLTLIRSVYGQHMPEEPCSVQIIVPGLKGEPGEKGEKGSPGRPGRVGPPGEPGPPGVKGQKGSAGHHGKMGPVGLKGIKGDMGDPGPKGPNGEPGVPCECTPLRKMIGEMDNQVTQLTNELKFIKNALPSPAAVAGIKETDSKVYLLVKEEKRYRDAEVFCQGRGGHLAMPKDAAANRAIAGYVTEAGLSRVYIGINDLEREGHFVYVDRSPMTTFSKWREGEPNNAYDDEDCVEMVSSGEWIDVACHLTMYFLCEFDKDTV; this is encoded by the exons ATGGGTGGAGAAAAGCTGGTGGCTTGCATATTGGTCACTGTGTTATGTCTGACACTAATAAGGTCAGTGTATGGTCAGCACATGCCAGAAGAACCGTGCTCGGTCCAGATCATCGTCCCTGGACTCAAAG GTGAACcaggagagaaaggagagaaaGGATCACCTGGGAGACCTGGGAGAGTGGGGCCACCTGGAGAGCCAG GTCCCCCTGGAGTCAAAGGTCAAAAAGGTAGTGCTGGACATCATGGGAAGATGGGTCCTGTTGGACTCAAAG gtaTAAAAGGTGATATGGGAGATCCAGGACCTAAGGGCCCAAATGGAGAGCCAG GCGTCCCCTGTGAGTGCACACCCTTACGGAAAATGATTGGTGAAATGGATAATCAAGTGACACAATTAACCAATGAGCTGAAGTTCATTAAAAATG CCCTGCCCTCCCCCGCAGCTGTCGCCGGCATCAAAGAGACAGACAGCAAGGTCTATCTGCTGGTGAAGGAGGAAAAACGCTACAGGGACGCGGAGGTGTTTTGTCAGGGGCGAGGTGGACACCTGGCTATGCCCAAAGATGCGGCGGCTAACAGAGCTATCGCTGGCTACGTCACTGAAGCTGGCCTCAGTAGAGTGTATATCGGCATTAATGACCTGGAGCGAGAAGGCCACTTTGTGTATGTGGACCGTTCACCCATGACCACTTTCAGCAAGTGGAGGGAGGGCGAGCCAAACAACGCTTACGATGACGAGGACTGCGTTGAGATGGTGTCTTCAGGCGAGTGGATTGACGTGGCTTGTCACCTCACTATGTACTTTCTGTGTGAGTTTGACAAGGACACAGTATGA
- the LOC113096494 gene encoding collectin-11-like isoform X2 — protein sequence MGGEKLVACILVTVLCLTLIRSVYGQHMPEEPCSVQIIVPGLKGEPGEKGEKGSPGRPGRVGPPGEPGPPGVKGQKGSAGHHGKMGPVGLKGIKGDMGDPGPKGPNGEPGVPCECTPLRKMIGEMDNQVTQLTNELKFIKNAVAGIKETDSKVYLLVKEEKRYRDAEVFCQGRGGHLAMPKDAAANRAIAGYVTEAGLSRVYIGINDLEREGHFVYVDRSPMTTFSKWREGEPNNAYDDEDCVEMVSSGEWIDVACHLTMYFLCEFDKDTV from the exons ATGGGTGGAGAAAAGCTGGTGGCTTGCATATTGGTCACTGTGTTATGTCTGACACTAATAAGGTCAGTGTATGGTCAGCACATGCCAGAAGAACCGTGCTCGGTCCAGATCATCGTCCCTGGACTCAAAG GTGAACcaggagagaaaggagagaaaGGATCACCTGGGAGACCTGGGAGAGTGGGGCCACCTGGAGAGCCAG GTCCCCCTGGAGTCAAAGGTCAAAAAGGTAGTGCTGGACATCATGGGAAGATGGGTCCTGTTGGACTCAAAG gtaTAAAAGGTGATATGGGAGATCCAGGACCTAAGGGCCCAAATGGAGAGCCAG GCGTCCCCTGTGAGTGCACACCCTTACGGAAAATGATTGGTGAAATGGATAATCAAGTGACACAATTAACCAATGAGCTGAAGTTCATTAAAAATG CTGTCGCCGGCATCAAAGAGACAGACAGCAAGGTCTATCTGCTGGTGAAGGAGGAAAAACGCTACAGGGACGCGGAGGTGTTTTGTCAGGGGCGAGGTGGACACCTGGCTATGCCCAAAGATGCGGCGGCTAACAGAGCTATCGCTGGCTACGTCACTGAAGCTGGCCTCAGTAGAGTGTATATCGGCATTAATGACCTGGAGCGAGAAGGCCACTTTGTGTATGTGGACCGTTCACCCATGACCACTTTCAGCAAGTGGAGGGAGGGCGAGCCAAACAACGCTTACGATGACGAGGACTGCGTTGAGATGGTGTCTTCAGGCGAGTGGATTGACGTGGCTTGTCACCTCACTATGTACTTTCTGTGTGAGTTTGACAAGGACACAGTATGA